In Erpetoichthys calabaricus chromosome 15, fErpCal1.3, whole genome shotgun sequence, one DNA window encodes the following:
- the LOC114665964 gene encoding coiled-coil domain-containing protein 177 produces the protein MEADPFVSPMLHLDLYNFESTEAEGSRYVLTSPRSLEACARHGVRPVELLHKPLSEFVEENPDTPLRVITELYEVHEKGRRRKLRECREERLRIIAEAKDRRAPDSVAVCSLSQVKTFDGSGATRKQTPDADLPVSVGKTVSQRRDTANHLEMNGAVGYKEKKFSKTDGKSIDFQVYTGKSYSLGDLTHSLETERTMEKLLREVRKDTSVSVPERDRKIAALMLAKHEEEKSRQQLRRTAEQAWEEGKKKEKLQKMRLEKQRRQQLGHSMEKWQRDLDFRKSKIKQEEDYLIQMRKREVEMQEEKWRKLAEEQESRRLGKLELTRYEAECKKHNQEEMLKEKDQSEQQSREMQSVVAQEKMFRASQSKLLKEMRQRKKLQQENEHHKLKHQLLKREVDNQMKAEELLLKMAMEKKLLKSQKNYKRLVAEREKMVQEKAIHEEKQTILAKIRAEKLEQEQRKHKTSLALEKDKKIQQALESVDEKVRQKAMNARKVNQEKERSHHLLKQKLEEEEELHRLEVKGVIEKKDKKSEQILREKEATIEESRKVARASFQMREKVREQINSRSFDQMALEAQLRASLTRTKL, from the coding sequence ATGGAAGCAGATCCCTTCGTGTCTCCAATGCTGCATTTGGATCTGTACAATTTTGAGTCGACGGAAGCGGAGGGCAGCCGCTACGTCCTCACGAGCCCCCGCTCCCTTGAGGCCTGCGCCCGCCACGGCGTCAGGCCCGTCGAACTTCTGCACAAGCCGCTGTCGGAGTTCGTAGAGGAGAACCCGGACACTCCGCTGCGGGTCATCACGGAACTCTACGAGGTACACGAAAAGGGGCGGCGGCGAAAACTACGCGAGTGCCGTGAGGAGAGATTGAGAATCATCGCGGAGGCAAAAGACAGGAGGGCTCCAGATTCTGTCGCGGTGTGCTCTTTGAGCCAGGTCAAGACCTTCGACGGGTCGGGAGCCACCAGAAAGCAGACCCCTGATGCCGATTTGCCTGTAAGTGTCGGTAAGACTGTCAGTCAGAGGAGAGACACTGCAAATCATTTAGAAATGAACGGTGCAGTCggatacaaagaaaaaaagttttccaAAACTGATGGAAAAAGTATTGATTTTCAAGTTTATACAGGCAAGAGCTACAGTCTGGGTGATTTGACCCATTCATTGGAAACTGAAAGAACGATGGAGAAACTATTGAGGGAAGTCAGGAAAGACACAAGTGTATCTGTCCCAGAGAGGGATCGCAAAATTGCTGCTCTGATGTTGGCCAAACACGAGGAGGAAAAGTCTCGTCAACAGCTGAGACGCACTGCCGAGCAGGCATGGGAGGAAGGCAAGAAGAAGGAAAAGCTTCAGAAGATGAGGCTGGAAAAGCAGAGAAGGCAACAACTTGGCCACAGTATGGAGAAGTGGCAACGAGATCTTGATTTTCGCAAAAGCAAGATTAAGCAGGAAGAGGATTATCTGATTCAGATGCGAAAACGAGAGGTTGAGATGCAAGAAGAAAAGTGGAGGAAGCTGGCTGAAGAGCAAGAGTCCAGGCGACTTGGCAAACTCGAACTGACCCGGTATGAAGCAGAATGTAAAAAACACAACCAAGAGGAGATGTTGAAAGAGAAAGACCAATCTGAGCAGCAGTCCAGAGAGATGCAGAGCGTAGTGGCACAGGAAAAAATGTTTCGTGCCTCCCAGAGTAAACTATTAAAGGAAATGCGACAGAGAAAGAAACTCCAACAAGAAAATGAGCATCATAAACTGAAACACCAGCTTCTCAAAAGGGAAGTTGACAATCAAATGAAAGCAGAGGAGCTTCTCTTGAAGATGGCCATGGAGAAGAAGCTGCTTAAATCCCAAAAGAATTACAAACGACTGGTGGCAGAAAGGGAGAAAATGGTCCAGGAGAAGGCCATCCACGAGGAGAAGCAAACCATTTTGGCCAAGATCCGAGCTGAGAAACTCGAGCAGGAACAGAGAAAGCACAAGACAAGTCTTGCTCTTGAGAAAGACAAAAAGATTCAGCAAGCACTCGAATCTGTAGACGAAAAGGTGCGCCAGAAAGCCATGAATGCCAGAAAAGTCAACCAAGAGAAGGAGCGGTCTCACCACCTTTTGAAACAGAAgctggaagaggaggaggaactGCACCGGCTAGAGGTGAAAGGGGTCATTGAAAAGAAGGATAAAAAGAGTGAACAGATCCTGCGAGAGAAAGAGGCCACCATAGAAGAGTCCCGCAAAGTGGCCAGAGCCTCGTTCCAAATGAGGGAGAAGGTAAGGGAGCAGATTAACAGTCGCTCCTTTGACCAGATGGCTTTGGAAGCCCAGTTGCGTGCAAGTCTCACTAGAACAAAACTGTGA